ATGTCCAACGCTGGGCGCAAAAAATAGCCGAGAGACCTGCGGTAAAAAGGGCTGTAGAGTTAGAGTTATCTCCAATTGGCTAAGATAGCTTTACTGGCTAATGACTAAAAAAGACCCCATATAATACTGATATTTATAAGACTGATAAGCATCATGCTTATTAGTCTTATTTTTGCGGGCATGAATAAATTGATAATTAGAAGATATTCAACTAATACCAAACCCAAAAAGTGCGATTAACTTTGTCAAACTTGCTAAGCCTACTAGATGTAGTGCTTGCGCAGGTTTTCCGCGTTACTCTAATTTTTGGAAATGGTATAAAGTTGTTTACTTATGGAATTACATAATGCTACATTAGTATAATAGACTGAAATATTAATGCGCTAACATTAGACGGGCACAAAACAGACTCGATATTTGCTTACCAGTGTTGATGAGTAAAAGCTATAAAAATGAATGAGCATCGGCCTGTATCCTGTACCGCTATAGTAAAAAGCGAAATATAGCAAAGAGCGAAACGTAATAGCAGTTATATTATGAATACTAATAAAAAAACCATTTTATATGGTTATTCGAAGCCGTGAGAAATAACAAATTGATGGATAAGTTGATAAAAACCAATATTTTAAAATATAGGCTGGCGCTGCCAATAGTGATGGCTATCAGTACCGCTGCCATCAGTCCAATGAGTAGCGCTGCATCGTCGGCAGTGGAGATGACTCATCATGATTGGCAAGTGGTGTGCGACAATACACGCACATGCCGGCTGGCAGGTTACCAAGCTGAAGGTAATAGCGAGCTTCCTGTATCGGTTTTATTGACACGCCGTGCAGGTAGTAATGCTAGCGTGACTGGCCGTGTCAAGATCGGCGCTGCCAAAGAAAGCTCCACCAAAGCATTGCTACAGTTGGGCAGACGTCATCGTATCTCGCTGGTCATCGACGACAAAGACTTGGGTGAAACCAAGCCTTTTTTGACAGCCGCTGGCGATGCGGAGTTGACTTCAGCGCAAGTCACAGCTTTGCTCGAAGCATTGACCAAATCGAGTAAGATTGAGCTGGCACTGCGCAATACTCGCTGGCAGTTGTCTGACAAAGGCGCTGCAGCTGTCATGCTAAAAGCAGATGAGGTACAAGGCCGAGTAGGGACGCCGAGTGCTTTTGTGCAGACAAATCCTCCGACGAAATCTAATAGTAGTGTGTTGGCACCGCAGCCTGCACCGCAGCTACAACTTATCATCCCAAGCTCTAGACCAAATACCAATAGAAAATTTAGTATGAAGTCATCACAGCTTACCGAGTTGGTCAAAGGCACCGTCAAAGATGTCAGTGCTGATTGTCCAAAGTTAACGGACAATTCGCCTTGGCGTGTTAATCGCTTGAATAGTAGCCAGCTCTTGGTACAGCATAGCTGCTGGACAAGTGCGTACAACTCAGGCACTGGTATGTGGGTAATCAATGACGGCAGCCCATATAGTCCAGCACTCGTGACCACTGATGCGACAGAATATACTAACGGTAAGATAAGCTCGGTACAAAAAGGGCGCGGGGTTGGTGACTGCCTATCCAGGACCGATTGGATTTGGACTGGTAAGCGCTTTGTCAAAAGTTATGAAGGCACTACAGGACTCTGCCGTATGGTTGAAGCGGGTGGTACCTGGCAGCTACCAACCTTCGTAGCGGAAGTAAAAAGCATCTAAGCTAATAAGCTAATAAGCTAAAGGATATCTGAGGTAATGGGTATCTAAGATTACAGTGAACACGTTGCGTGTTGCCAGACAATTGATTTATATATTACCCAATCCTTTGGGGTGCCAAAAAGCAGTCGGTTAAGGTCTTTCAGCTGTTTTTGAGGGCTGTAATTGATCATAAATATGACCGTGTTGATCGAAATGCAAAAATAAAGCGTTTAGTATAACTTTACTGTGCTATGCTGCGTCCCCACGTTAGCATAGACTAACGTGAATTATGAGATTGATAACATCGCCTGCGATTTTGGGTCTAGGATTGACCGAGAGTAATTGTTGCCGATGATTTTGTGTACTTAAATAATCAATTATTATTTCTGACTCATATCTTATCTACTAGCCAATGAGGCTAGATTGGTTGTTATTTGCCTTTATCTGCTTTGGACAAAGCTTCGATAATGCGCTTATAGCAGACAAGGATGAGACACTCGGCACTACCACCAAAATACGTCAGACAACGCACAACCCCTTTTATAGAAGTCATGGGCTCCAATGAGCCTGGCTGCTAATTGTCAATAATTTCATTATTATTGACGATGATTAAAATGAGGTTGCGCGATGAACGGTTATCAGTGGTGTGCATCAAGTTTGCTGAATTTACAGCAGCTTAACACCACCAAGGATCTTCATGACTGACATCTTATCTACAATCGCTGCCGAAAACGGCATCATCGAAAGCAACAAAGCATCAAATACTGACACTCAAGCGGCCAATACTGACGCTGCTGAAGAAAATCAAGTAACCTTTAAAGACCTCAATATTGCCAAGCCGATTCTTAGCGCGCTTGATCGCAGTGGTTATACCAACCCAACTCCTATTCAAGCACAAGCCATTCCTTTTGCTCTAGACGGCCGTGACCTTTTATTGTCGGCGCAAACGGGCAGTGGTAAAACAGCTGCATTCGTTATTCCAGTACTCGACCGCTTAAGCCGTGCTACTAGTTTTGACAAACTAACCAAAGCCCTTATCTTAACGCCAACGCGTGAGCTTGCTCAGCAAGTTCATGATAGCGTACGTACGTATTCTAAAGATATGCGCGGTGTATTTTGTGTACCATTAGTTGGCGGCGCACCTTATAACGGTCAGATCACCGCTTTGAAAAAAGGCGTACAAGTTATTGTTGCGACTCCTGGTCGTCTACTTGACCATATCAATGCTGGCCGCGTTGATTTATCAAATCTAGAAGTGTTGGTACTTGATGAAGCTGACCGTATGCTAGACATGGGTTTTGCTGATGACATCAACGACATCTTAAAAGCAGCACCTTCTAACCGTCAAACGATCATGTGTTCGGCTACTTGGGACGGTCCTGTTGGCAAAATTGCTGCCAGCTTCACCAAAAACCCAGAGCGCGTTTCAATCAAGGTTGAATCAGCACATATTGACGAAAAAGTGTACTACTGTGATGATTTTGATCACAAAAACAGATTGCTTGACAAAATCGTTTGCCAGCCTGAGATGGAGCAAATTATTATCTTTGCTGCCACTAAGCGTAGTACTGAAAAACTGGCGAAGTCTTTACAAGAACAAGGCCATAAAGCCAGCTTCTTACATGGTGACTTGCCACAAAGCAAGCGTAACCGTATCGTGCAAGACTTACGTAATGGTAAATGCAAAATCTTGGTAGCGACTGACGTTGCTGCTCGCGGTCTTGACGTGCCGGCACTATCGCACGTAATCAACTATGATCTGCCGCGTCAAACGGAAGACTATGTACACCGTATTGGTCGTTGTGGCCGTGCTGGTCGTACGGGTGTTGCAGTGAGTCTATGTAGCATGGATGATCGCCCACAGTTAAACGCTATCAATCGCTATCTCGATCGCAAAATGGAAGTCAGTGTCATTGAAGGCCTAGAAGCCAAAAAGACTTATGTTCCTAGCGAAAACAAAGGTGGTCGTGGCCGTGGTCGTTCAGGCGGTGGTTATGCTGGCAAGTCTAGCGGCGGTGGTCAAGGCCGTGGTCGTTCAAGCGATAGCAACACTGGTCAACGCGCAAGCAATGACAGCGGCTATCAAGGTAAGCCACGTGACTCATCTGGTAAGCCAAATGAGCGCTCTGGTGGCAAGCCATATCAAGGTAAGCGTAGCGGTGGCCCTAGCCGCGGTGATGGCACTGGCGTTCCACGCGGTGATCGCGCTGCAACGGGTCGCGGTCGTCCAAGTGGTAGCCAAGGTCGCCCAGCAGGTCGTTCTGATAGCCGTGGTCAAGGCCGTCCAACTGGCGGTAACCGTGGTAGAAACTCGTAATAAAGTGATTGCTTGCGTTAATAAAGGCTTAATATAAAGCCATATATTTAAACGTATTGCGTAGCACGAAAAAAAGCCAGATACTTGTTATCTGGCTTTTTTGTGTTTGCTGTTCCGTCCTATAAGTGTCAAAACTCTGTTAGAGCCAAGAGTAATCAGACAATACTTGCTTGCGTGTCTTTTTGGCCTTGTCTATACTGACCCATTTTTATAATTTGAAATTACTCAAAACATCCGGAGCGCTTTGATGCCCGCCACCTCAAATTTAGCAATTGATAGTCTGCCATTAGCGTTTGGCATCATCATGGCCATCATCGGCTTGGTTTTTTATACTCAAGGCTTGCCAGGGAAGTATTGGCGCCGTTTTTATGCTGTATTGCCAGGGATTGTTCTGTGCTGTTTTATACCCGCGACGCTCAACAGCTTAGGGGTGTTTGCAGACGGTGTGGGCTCGCAAATTTATGGCTTTACAGCTACCTATCTATTGCCAGCCAGTTTGCTGCTCATGACCTTGTCGATGGATGTTCCCAAGATACTTGGCTTGGGCTGGAAAGCGATTGCGATGTTTTTCGCTGCTAGTATCGGCATTGTGATCAGTGGCCCGATGAGTTTGGGTGTGGCCAAATGGGTGTCGCCCCAGATGTTTGCCGATGATACTTTATGGCGCGGGTTTTCGGCGGTCGCTGGCAGCTGGATCGGCGGCGCGGCAAACCAAGCGGCGATGAAGGAGCTGTTTGGCGTCAGTGATGACTTGTTTGGTATGATGATATTGGTCGACACCACCAATGCGTCGTTATGGCTACTGGCTATCTTGGTAATGGCTAAGCATAGCGATAAGATAGATCGTCTATTGAAAGCCGATAGCAGCAGTATTCACAAAGTTATCAAAGCGGTAGAAAGCTACGAGCGTGATCATGCGCGTCCAGCGACACTGAATGATTTGATGGTGATGTTTGGGCTGTGCTTTGCCATGGTAGGGGTCGCGCACTTCGTCGGTGGTCAAATCGCAGGGTTCTTTGCGCCCTATAGTTGGGCAGTACAATACAGCTTTGCCAGTAGCTTTTTTTGGATGGTGGTGATCATTACCTTGATAGGGGTTGGCTTTTCATTCACTAAGGTTCGCAGGCTTGATCATGTGGGCGCATCAAAAATCGGTACGGTATTTATCTTTGTACTGATTGCTGCGATTGGTATGCAAATCAATCTAGCGGGTATTGTCTCACAGTGGCGACTGCTTTTAATCGGCCTGCTATGGATGAGTATTCATGTGCTAATTATATTTGCTGTCGCTAGACTCATTCGTGCACCGTTTTTCTTTTTGGCAGTCGGCTCTAATGCCAATACCGGCGGGGCATCATCAGCACCGATTGTGGCGACGGCCTTTCATCCATCGCTTGCGCCAGTAGGGGTGTTTTTGGGTATTTTGGGTTATGCAGTTGGTACATTTGGCGGTTATATCAGTACGCAATTGATGCGCTTGGTGGTAGCATAAACAGTAACATCAAAGCAGTAATACGGAGTATTTTAGTTACTATCAATCATTAAAAAAAGCAGCATAAGCAATAGCTCATGCTGCTTTTTAGCAAGTGTTACGGCTATAAAAGATCAAGGGCAAAGCTAACTCATAGTCTATCCCAAGTATTCAGCAGGGCACTCAGGTAAGTCAATCAAAGTCTGACGCAGTGCCTCTGACCACTGACGGCTAATGGCATTGAAGTATTCATCGTCCTGATTGATACGTCGTCCTTCAGGTATCTTGAAGCTGTCATTTTTGTACACCACAAAGTCAATCGGCATACCTACGGATAGGTTGGAGCGCATGGTAGCGTCAAAGGATAGCATCAGTGCCTCTGCCGCGTGCTTGATTTCAGTGGTGTAGTCAACGGACCGATCTAGGATAGGCTTGCCATACTTACTCTCGCCAAGCTGAAAAAACGGCGTATCGCGAGTGGCTCTGATACAGTTGCCTTCAGGGTATATCATATATAGTTCGGGTAGCTGGCCTTTTATTTGACCGCCTAATAAGAATGAGCTAGAAAACGTGCCACTATCGCTATCATTGGCGATCATTTGTGCATGCTCCATGACATCACGCAAAATCTCGCCTATCATTTTGGCGCCTTCAAATAACGTCGTTACCGTATTGACACTAAGCTCGGCGCTGGTATTCACATCGTTCTGCAATTTATTGTATACCGCTTGAGATGTGGCAAGACTACCAGCCGTTTGTAGTACCATAAAACGCTCGCCTTCCACGCCGTATTGGTACATTTTTCTAAAAGTTGAGATATGGTCAACGCCCGCATTGGTACGGGTATCGCTTGCGAAGATCATGCCGTCTTTGAGACGGATAGCAGCACAATAGGTCATAAATTATCCTTAACAGAGACTATGTAAAGAGCAGCAAGCGCTATGATAGTCTAGTGACCAATACTTGGCTATAAAGATTTTCATAGCCGCCGCCCATGCGTACACCGCGTACTGGGGCGGTGTCTAAGTAGTCGCGACCGATGGCAACGTAGACATGAGAGCTGGGTTGAAACAGCTGGTTTGAGATGTCAAAGGTATACCAGTAGCCATCAAGCCACACTTCGGCCCAAGCATGGCTGGCCATATGGTTTTCGGTGTCATCATACAGATAGCCAGATACATAGCGCGCAGGTATCTCTTTGTCACGGCAGCAGCCGACAAACACATGAGTATGATCTTGGCACACGCCAGCGCCGGTCGCAAACGCCTCGGCCGCCGTGGTGCCTACATGGGTGGTGTCTTTGATGAAGGGCATCTTCATGATGAGTGCATTGGCCATGGCTTTTAGGCTGTCGTGGGTAGGGTTTTCAAGATAAGGCGCTGCAAATGCGCGCATCGTCTCTGAGCACTTAGTCAAAGGCGTCTGCACTGTGAATAACAAATAGGGCACATGTTTCATATCCTCTAAACGCTCAGTTTCTGTATCAATCTCCACAATACCTGACGCTTGCATCTGTAGGTTATTATGCGCCTCGTTACGGCTCAGAGTAAGCCAGTGATTGCCAAAGCCATCTTTTTGACCTGTGGCTACTTTGGGTAGCATGACATCCCAGCGATGAATGGTTTGATGTGACAGCTCCATGGGAGTCATCCGAATATACTGGACGCTACGCTGCGCCAGCTCGCCATAGTAATAGTTGGTTTGATGGCTGATTTGAAGTTTCATAATCATTGCTTCCTATAGTCAGGCTTAATGTCTCACTTAGTATTTAAAAGTCTCAAATTCATTCCTTTAGCTTTTGGCTAGCGTGTCTCCAGCTTATCCTGCTGTATCACACCCCTTGCTGAAGTATGATATTGAACTCTCGGCTTATAAGCTTAAAGTCACTAAACTGCTTCGAGCGGATCATCTGATTGGTCAAGCGCAGCAGCTCACGCCAGCGGGTATTTTCTGGCAGCTCATTAATCCAATGCTTAAACGCCAAGCTGACCGCTATAGGATCCTCATTTAATAAGACAGTGCGCTCTAGTCGCTCAAAATGTCGCCCTAATTGCCAAAAGCAAGTAACGGTCGGATGTTCTTGCTCCATAGCAGCGTTACAGGCGTATAGCTGCAAGGTTGCCGCACGATAGGTGCCAGCACTTGATAAACGTTTAATCAGGTTATAAAGCTCAGCGGTGTCCTTACCGATGACACCTTTGGTCTCTTGTACATTGGTCTCAATGGACTGCACCACATTGGGAATTCTTTTTTGTTCTAATTCATACAAGAGCTGCGCTTTCATGACTTTTAGGGACTCGCTGCTATCGACATCAAAGCCTAAATGGTCAATCAGATGCTGTACTTGCGATCTTCTAAGCTTGCCCTTGATGAGCTGCTTGATTATGTTGTCATAGTAATAGAGCCGCTCGCTATATCTGCCAAGCCAAATCAGATGGCTCGCCGTAGACAGCAAGAGGATCATCGGTGCATCATCGAGATCTTCAAAACCTGCTTCGATAGGCTGGGTACGGCTTTGGTAGTTGGCGTAACCAGCAGCAACGGGCGATGGACTACTCTGTTGCTGAATGGCTGAGCGGTCTTTACCCAAATCGCTGTCGTCGATGACCCACGTATCTTTGATACCGCCACCTTGCGATGAGTTGACGACCAATGAGCCCTCAACCATAGCGACTCGCGTCAAGCCGCCTGGTACGATGTCTACCGAGCCGTCGCCATGACTGAGTATAAAGGGGCGCAGGTCGATATGACGCGGGGCAATACCATCACTGACAGCGGTAGGGTTGGTAGATAGGGAAATGGTTGGCTGAGCAATGAAACCTGCAGGGTTCTCCAGCAGGCGCTTGCGATAGTCGCTGATTTCTTGTTTGGTAGATGTCGGTCCTATCAGCATACCGTAGCCACCTGAACCTTGCGTCTCTTTGACCACCAGTTTGTCTAGATTGTCGAGCACATAGCTGAGCTCGTCAGGCTTGCGGCATTGATAGGTCTCAATGTTTGGCAGTTTGGGCTTTTCACCCAAATAAAACTCTATCATATCGGGCACAAAGGCATATAAGCACTTGTCATCTGCGACCCCCGTACCTGGAGCGTTGACGATGACCACATTGCCAGCGCGATAGGCACTCATTAGCCCTGATACCCCGAGGATAGAGCTAGATTGAAACGCCAGTGGATCCAGATAAGGGTCATCAATACGGCGATAGATCACATCCACTAGCACTTTGCCGCGGATGCCTTGCATATAGACCTTGCTGTCCTCAACCACCAAATCATAGCCGTGCACTAGGGGTACATTCATCTCATTGGCCAAAAAAGCATGCTCATAATAAGCGCTATTAAAGCGGCCAGGGGTCAATATAACAATCTGTGGGTCGTACTTGCTGGTTGAGCTGGCAAGACAGGCTTTGAGACGCTGCGGATAATCACCGATATCCAGCACTGGCGTATGGGTAAATATATCAGACAGTAGGGTTTCTGAGATAGTACGGCTCTCGAGCATATAAGAGACGCCAGATGGGGTGCGCAGATTGTCTTCTAACACACAAAACTGACCACTCTCGTCACGGATGAGGTCGATACCGCTGATATGCGAGTAGATGGGTTTGTCCAGTTCGATACCCATCATCCACGGCTCATAACAGCCACTGGCATAGACGTAGCTGGCGGGTACAACCCCTGCTTTCATGATGGCTTGGTCATGGTAGATATCGTGCAAAAACGCGTTCAAAGCCGTAATACGCTGCTGACAGCCCGCCTCTATCTGCTGCCACTCACTCGCGGCGATGATACGCGGAATGATGTCAAACGGTATCATGCGCTCGATATTTTTGGCATCGCTATAGACGGTAAAGGTGACGCCTTTACGGTAAAATATGTTTTCGGCTTGTTCGTTAAGGTGATTGAGTCCATCAATACTGATATCATCTAGCCAGTCGCCAACTGCTTTGGCCGCTGGACGATAGTTACCATCAGCGTCCTTTAGCTCATCAAAGCACTTTTTATCAAAATCTGGCAATTGATTTGCAGTATTTTGCACTGTGTCTTTGTTTTCGGCCGTAGGGGCTTTTGTAGGACTTTTGACAGGGCTTGTGGGGGCAGATTTTGTTTGAGTTTGCTGTTGGCTATTATTGTCGCCTTGAGTTTGGCTCTGGTCTGATTTTTGCTTCATAAATACCTCACGCATCCTTGGTAAAGTTTTGGTTTGTGACAAACACAACCAGCTGTAGTAGGCAGGCTATGGTAGATAAGTTGATAGGTGCCATACGTCCAGTGTATGGCTTGTGCCTTGTATTGACTATACAACGTATAGAGGGCAATACACAACAAGAGTTCGATAATACATGCATTTGTGCCCGCACCATCTAACCTATGCAAATAAAGAAGAGATCAATGAAAACCACTAATATGAATGAAGATACTTCGAAAATTGAGATATATAAGCTAGCTGATGGACAATCTGATATTCGGGTACAGTTTGATAAAGATAGTGTCTGGTTAAGTCGGTCGCTAACAATTTTCAGAACTGTTCGATCGTGATATCAAAACATTAGGCAAACACATTAATAATGTCTTTAAGGAAGGCGAGTTGGATAAAAAAGCAGTTTTCGCAAAATTTGCGACAACTGCCACAGGTAGTAAAACCTACTAAGTAGAATACTATAACCTCGACAGCCTTACTGATACGATTATGCAGCAGATCGATATGATAAATATGGTTTAATTATTAAAAGATATTTTTAACAAAACCCGCACAGAAACCTCATACCTCTAAGGTAGTGGGTAGTTCATAGGATAAAACCATGTTTGAGATGATAAAAGACTGGCGCGAGCAGCGTATATTAGACAACAGCGAATTTACCACCGCCGACTGGAGCCAAGCTGCCAAGCGCATTGTGATACTTGATAGGCTAAATGAGGACGAAAGGACTCGTCTGTTTGAGTTGGCGACGTTATTCTTAGACGAAAAGTCGATTACCGGCGCGCAAGGCTTTGAAATTACAGATGCAGTTAGGCTATCTATTGCCTTACAAGCCTGCCTGCCGATTTTGAACCTAGGGCTTGAATGGTACAAAGGCTGGTCGTCTATTATCATCTACCCTGGCTCTTACAAAAGCGCAACTAAAACCGTAGATGAGTTCGGTATCGTCCATGAGGGCACCCAACATCGTAGCGGAGAAGCGTGGCTGCGTGGCCCTGTCATTCTGTCATGGAAAGACGCCAAGCACTCAGGCGAGCGCGATGGTCACAACGTCGTCATTCATGAGTTTGTGCACAAGCTCGATATGCTCAATGGTAGC
The sequence above is a segment of the Psychrobacter fulvigenes genome. Coding sequences within it:
- a CDS encoding DUF819 family protein; translation: MPATSNLAIDSLPLAFGIIMAIIGLVFYTQGLPGKYWRRFYAVLPGIVLCCFIPATLNSLGVFADGVGSQIYGFTATYLLPASLLLMTLSMDVPKILGLGWKAIAMFFAASIGIVISGPMSLGVAKWVSPQMFADDTLWRGFSAVAGSWIGGAANQAAMKELFGVSDDLFGMMILVDTTNASLWLLAILVMAKHSDKIDRLLKADSSSIHKVIKAVESYERDHARPATLNDLMVMFGLCFAMVGVAHFVGGQIAGFFAPYSWAVQYSFASSFFWMVVIITLIGVGFSFTKVRRLDHVGASKIGTVFIFVLIAAIGMQINLAGIVSQWRLLLIGLLWMSIHVLIIFAVARLIRAPFFFLAVGSNANTGGASSAPIVATAFHPSLAPVGVFLGILGYAVGTFGGYISTQLMRLVVA
- a CDS encoding circularly permuted type 2 ATP-grasp protein is translated as MKQKSDQSQTQGDNNSQQQTQTKSAPTSPVKSPTKAPTAENKDTVQNTANQLPDFDKKCFDELKDADGNYRPAAKAVGDWLDDISIDGLNHLNEQAENIFYRKGVTFTVYSDAKNIERMIPFDIIPRIIAASEWQQIEAGCQQRITALNAFLHDIYHDQAIMKAGVVPASYVYASGCYEPWMMGIELDKPIYSHISGIDLIRDESGQFCVLEDNLRTPSGVSYMLESRTISETLLSDIFTHTPVLDIGDYPQRLKACLASSTSKYDPQIVILTPGRFNSAYYEHAFLANEMNVPLVHGYDLVVEDSKVYMQGIRGKVLVDVIYRRIDDPYLDPLAFQSSSILGVSGLMSAYRAGNVVIVNAPGTGVADDKCLYAFVPDMIEFYLGEKPKLPNIETYQCRKPDELSYVLDNLDKLVVKETQGSGGYGMLIGPTSTKQEISDYRKRLLENPAGFIAQPTISLSTNPTAVSDGIAPRHIDLRPFILSHGDGSVDIVPGGLTRVAMVEGSLVVNSSQGGGIKDTWVIDDSDLGKDRSAIQQQSSPSPVAAGYANYQSRTQPIEAGFEDLDDAPMILLLSTASHLIWLGRYSERLYYYDNIIKQLIKGKLRRSQVQHLIDHLGFDVDSSESLKVMKAQLLYELEQKRIPNVVQSIETNVQETKGVIGKDTAELYNLIKRLSSAGTYRAATLQLYACNAAMEQEHPTVTCFWQLGRHFERLERTVLLNEDPIAVSLAFKHWINELPENTRWRELLRLTNQMIRSKQFSDFKLISREFNIILQQGV
- a CDS encoding DEAD/DEAH box helicase; this encodes MTDILSTIAAENGIIESNKASNTDTQAANTDAAEENQVTFKDLNIAKPILSALDRSGYTNPTPIQAQAIPFALDGRDLLLSAQTGSGKTAAFVIPVLDRLSRATSFDKLTKALILTPTRELAQQVHDSVRTYSKDMRGVFCVPLVGGAPYNGQITALKKGVQVIVATPGRLLDHINAGRVDLSNLEVLVLDEADRMLDMGFADDINDILKAAPSNRQTIMCSATWDGPVGKIAASFTKNPERVSIKVESAHIDEKVYYCDDFDHKNRLLDKIVCQPEMEQIIIFAATKRSTEKLAKSLQEQGHKASFLHGDLPQSKRNRIVQDLRNGKCKILVATDVAARGLDVPALSHVINYDLPRQTEDYVHRIGRCGRAGRTGVAVSLCSMDDRPQLNAINRYLDRKMEVSVIEGLEAKKTYVPSENKGGRGRGRSGGGYAGKSSGGGQGRGRSSDSNTGQRASNDSGYQGKPRDSSGKPNERSGGKPYQGKRSGGPSRGDGTGVPRGDRAATGRGRPSGSQGRPAGRSDSRGQGRPTGGNRGRNS
- a CDS encoding peptidase — protein: MTYCAAIRLKDGMIFASDTRTNAGVDHISTFRKMYQYGVEGERFMVLQTAGSLATSQAVYNKLQNDVNTSAELSVNTVTTLFEGAKMIGEILRDVMEHAQMIANDSDSGTFSSSFLLGGQIKGQLPELYMIYPEGNCIRATRDTPFFQLGESKYGKPILDRSVDYTTEIKHAAEALMLSFDATMRSNLSVGMPIDFVVYKNDSFKIPEGRRINQDDEYFNAISRQWSEALRQTLIDLPECPAEYLG
- a CDS encoding DUF1176 domain-containing protein, with the translated sequence MRNNKLMDKLIKTNILKYRLALPIVMAISTAAISPMSSAASSAVEMTHHDWQVVCDNTRTCRLAGYQAEGNSELPVSVLLTRRAGSNASVTGRVKIGAAKESSTKALLQLGRRHRISLVIDDKDLGETKPFLTAAGDAELTSAQVTALLEALTKSSKIELALRNTRWQLSDKGAAAVMLKADEVQGRVGTPSAFVQTNPPTKSNSSVLAPQPAPQLQLIIPSSRPNTNRKFSMKSSQLTELVKGTVKDVSADCPKLTDNSPWRVNRLNSSQLLVQHSCWTSAYNSGTGMWVINDGSPYSPALVTTDATEYTNGKISSVQKGRGVGDCLSRTDWIWTGKRFVKSYEGTTGLCRMVEAGGTWQLPTFVAEVKSI
- a CDS encoding transglutaminase family protein, with translation MKLQISHQTNYYYGELAQRSVQYIRMTPMELSHQTIHRWDVMLPKVATGQKDGFGNHWLTLSRNEAHNNLQMQASGIVEIDTETERLEDMKHVPYLLFTVQTPLTKCSETMRAFAAPYLENPTHDSLKAMANALIMKMPFIKDTTHVGTTAAEAFATGAGVCQDHTHVFVGCCRDKEIPARYVSGYLYDDTENHMASHAWAEVWLDGYWYTFDISNQLFQPSSHVYVAIGRDYLDTAPVRGVRMGGGYENLYSQVLVTRLS
- a CDS encoding M90 family metallopeptidase; the encoded protein is MFEMIKDWREQRILDNSEFTTADWSQAAKRIVILDRLNEDERTRLFELATLFLDEKSITGAQGFEITDAVRLSIALQACLPILNLGLEWYKGWSSIIIYPGSYKSATKTVDEFGIVHEGTQHRSGEAWLRGPVILSWKDAKHSGERDGHNVVIHEFVHKLDMLNGSANGFPPMQPDMDPERWTTIMSRDFEDFQKHRKSGLDRYGATNPAEFFAVLSEVFFETPQKLVDAYPDIYDIMVKFFRQTPM